One part of the Bacillota bacterium genome encodes these proteins:
- a CDS encoding DegT/DnrJ/EryC1/StrS family aminotransferase, with protein MARRRPPMPLVEAVEAYVREGVVRFHMPGHKGGRGASPAIRRLLGERAFRADVTSVEGLDDLQEPTGVLAAAQALAAAAFGADRSYFLVNGTSAGVQAMILAATQPGGRLLLPRNMHKSALAGLVLSGAWPVWLEPEREADFGLALGVAPHRLEAALERGRAEALLLLSPNYYGVVPDLGAAAALARRRGLPLLVDEAHGPHFGFHPALPPPALRLGADASAQGAHKLLGGLTQASLLHLRRGRLSEERVEGALRLLQSTSASYLLMASLDAARAEMQERGRELVERAIRLADGLRAALGRVPGLRLLDRRVLGGPAAAWLDPLKVTVSVRDLGLSGREVELILRRRHRIQVEMSDLFNVVLIVGSGNTEEETERLVRAFRRLAAEAPRLRRPETAALLERAAALAGAPAPEVAVLPREAWFAAAERVELEAARGRVAAETVTSYPPGIPIVSPGERISGDVLDFLVTVREAGLRLSGPADPSLRTIRVLA; from the coding sequence ATGGCCCGGCGGCGGCCGCCCATGCCGCTGGTGGAGGCGGTGGAGGCCTACGTCCGCGAGGGCGTCGTCCGCTTTCACATGCCGGGGCACAAGGGCGGGCGCGGGGCCAGCCCCGCCATCCGGCGCCTCCTGGGGGAGCGCGCCTTCCGCGCCGACGTGACCAGCGTGGAGGGGCTCGACGACCTCCAGGAGCCGACGGGGGTGCTGGCGGCGGCGCAGGCGCTGGCGGCGGCCGCCTTCGGCGCCGACCGGAGCTACTTCCTGGTCAACGGGACCTCGGCCGGCGTGCAGGCCATGATCCTGGCCGCCACGCAGCCCGGCGGGCGGCTGCTGCTGCCGCGGAACATGCACAAGTCGGCGCTGGCCGGCCTCGTCCTCTCGGGTGCCTGGCCGGTCTGGCTGGAGCCGGAGCGCGAGGCCGACTTCGGCCTGGCGCTGGGCGTGGCCCCCCACCGCCTGGAGGCGGCGCTGGAGCGCGGGCGGGCGGAGGCGCTCCTTCTCCTGAGCCCCAACTACTACGGGGTGGTGCCGGACCTGGGCGCGGCGGCGGCCCTGGCCCGGAGGCGCGGGCTGCCGCTCCTGGTGGACGAGGCGCACGGGCCGCACTTCGGCTTCCACCCGGCGCTGCCGCCGCCGGCGCTCCGCCTGGGCGCCGACGCCAGCGCGCAGGGGGCGCACAAGCTTCTGGGCGGGCTGACCCAGGCCTCGCTGCTGCACCTGCGCCGCGGGCGGCTCTCCGAGGAGCGGGTGGAGGGGGCGCTGCGCCTCCTACAGTCGACCAGCGCCAGCTACCTGCTGATGGCTTCGCTGGACGCGGCACGCGCCGAGATGCAGGAGCGGGGCAGGGAGCTGGTGGAGCGGGCCATCCGCCTGGCCGACGGGCTGCGCGCCGCGCTGGGCCGGGTGCCCGGCCTCCGGCTCCTCGACCGGCGGGTGCTGGGCGGGCCGGCCGCGGCCTGGCTGGACCCGCTCAAGGTGACCGTCTCCGTCCGCGACCTGGGGCTGAGCGGGCGGGAGGTGGAGCTGATCCTGCGGCGCCGCCACCGGATCCAGGTGGAGATGTCCGACCTCTTCAACGTGGTGTTGATCGTGGGCTCGGGCAACACGGAGGAGGAGACGGAGCGGCTGGTCCGCGCCTTCCGGCGCCTGGCGGCCGAGGCGCCGCGGCTGCGCAGGCCGGAGACGGCGGCGCTGCTGGAGCGCGCGGCGGCCCTGGCCGGTGCGCCCGCGCCGGAGGTGGCGGTGCTGCCGCGCGAGGCCTGGTTCGCCGCGGCGGAGCGGGTGGAGCTGGAGGCGGCGCGGGGGCGGGTGGCGGCCGAGACGGTGACCAGCTACCCCCCGGGCATCCCCATCGTCTCGCCGGGCGAGCGGATCTCGGGCGACGTGCTCGACTTCCTGGTGACGGTGCGCGAGGCGGGCCTCCGCCTCTCCGGCCCGGCCGACCCCTCGCTCCGCACGATCCGCGTCCTCGCCTGA
- a CDS encoding EamA family transporter, whose translation RLGLRHADPLEGLVARTVVTVLLVGAWSLAGGRYRVLLSLPPADWLYLGLEAFFATFAGDLAYYAALKSGGAGLTAAGLAVSPLVTVLLGQWLLGESSSPRQLAGTLLIVAGLVLLAESQLVR comes from the coding sequence CGCCTCGGTCTCCGCCACGCCGACCCGCTGGAGGGGCTGGTGGCCCGGACGGTGGTCACCGTCCTCCTGGTGGGCGCCTGGTCGCTGGCCGGCGGCCGCTACCGCGTCCTCCTCTCGCTGCCGCCGGCCGACTGGCTCTACCTGGGGCTGGAGGCCTTCTTCGCCACCTTCGCCGGCGACCTGGCCTACTACGCCGCCCTCAAGTCGGGCGGCGCCGGCCTGACCGCCGCCGGCCTGGCCGTCTCGCCGCTGGTCACGGTCCTTCTGGGCCAGTGGCTCCTGGGCGAGAGCAGCTCGCCCCGCCAGCTGGCCGGGACGCTCCTCATCGTGGCCGGGCTGGTGCTGCTGGCCGAGAGCCAGCTGGTCCGCTGA